From Mya arenaria isolate MELC-2E11 chromosome 1, ASM2691426v1, a single genomic window includes:
- the LOC128233183 gene encoding interferon-induced protein 44-like, whose translation MGKSLTEKDFVQVESWIGTGPKTFNLLYSITRDGCDPSMFHQKCDNQGPTLTVLYNKEGSVYGGYASVKWISSPNGLDQNDNSAFLYQLYYSGRNTPKKYPVKPGHTAICSATSLGPLFGSNHVYDVFTFSGSIQNISSGEYNLNGDMQTYFGKNYDTAGISSKEFNNGHIRVTELEVYAVKDDQRKPKALPTPWRKTAEFGPTVLGSLKEEVKGIQPPEGLDVPQFNILLLGPLGSGKSSVCNLVASVFRGRISHRARVGGNVQTSTTTQLTPYTFGDKASLQLYDTRGIAESDTLDLLQCNFILDGHVPDFYEMSPTHLLKCDDAEFRHQAALKNKIHCAVFVLDGLTVDDMSKSMLQKLLSYRDLLNGKGIPQAALITKIDKLCEQSAENISNTFLSPAVKELVYNVADLLNLPRNSILPVKNYEEEMESDENINILALFAVRQILFFAEDYLENMKDKQSRSRGNANSGQAHSDVRGSDTA comes from the exons ATGGGTAAAAGTTTAACAGAAAAGGACTTTGTCCAAGTTGAATCCTGGATCGGAACTGGAcccaaaacattcaatctgctGTACAGCATAACAAGGGATGGCTGTGACCCGAGTATGTTTCATCAGAAATGTGACAACCAAGGACCAACACTAACAGTCTTGTACAACAAGGAGGGTTCCGTTTATGGAGGTTACGCAAGTGTTAAATGGATCTCGTCGCCAAACGGATTGGATCAAAATGACAATTCTGCATTTTTATACCAATTGTATTATTCTGGCCGTAACACGCCTAAGAAATATCCAGTAAAACCCGGACACACAGCCATTTGTTCAGCAACAAGCTTGGGTCCGTTATTTGGAAGTAATCATGTGTATGACGTATTTACATTTAGTGGaagtattcaaaacatttcttcgGGTGAATACAATCTGAATGGTGACATGCAAACATACTTCGGTAAAAACTACGATACTGCGGGAATATCATCCAAGGAATTCAACAACGGACACATTAGAGTGACAGAGTTGGAGGTTTATGCCGTCAAAG aTGACCAAAGAAAACCGAAGGCTTTACCAACTCCATGGCGGAAAACTGCAGAATTTGGGCCCACG GTGTTGGGGAGCTTGAAAGAAGAAGTCAAAGGCATTCAACCGCCAGAAGGACTCGACGTGCCACAATTCAACATTCTATTGTTGGGGCCTTTAGGCTCGGGTAAATCGAGCGTCTGCAATTTGGTGGCATCTGTGTTTCGTGGGAGAATATCACACCGCGCAAGAGTAGGTGGTAACGTTCAAACCAGCACAACAACCCAG TTGACGCCATACACGTTTGGGGATAAAGCCAGCCTTCAGCTCTATGACACGAGAGGTATAGCGGAGTCGGACACATTGGACCTTCTGCAATGCAATTTCATACTTGACGGTCACGTTCCGGATTTTTATGAG ATGTCACCCACACATCTCTTAAAATGTGACGACGCCGAATTTCGTCATCAAGCCgcgttaaaaaacaaaattcactGCGCTGTGTTTGTACTGGATGGTTTGACTGTTGACGATATGTCCAAGTCAATGCTGCAGAAACTACTGTCCTATCGGGATCTATTGAACGGAAAGg GAATACCACAAGCGGCGTTGATCACAAAAATTGACAAACTCTGCGAGCAGTCGGCTGAGAATATTAGTAACACTTTCCTTAGCCCAGCAGTCAAAGAGCTTGTTTACAATGTTGCGGACCTACTGAATCTTCCACGGAACAGCATTCTGCCTGTTAAAAACTACGAGGAGGAAATGGAAAGCGACGAGAACATCAACATCCTTGCTCTGTTTGCTGTCCGACAGATCCTGTTCTTTGCAGAGGATTATTTGGAAAACATGAAAGATAAGCAAAGTAGAAGTAGGGGAAATGCAAATAGCGGTCAGGCTCATAGTGATGTGCGCGGATCAGACACTGCCTAA
- the LOC128233151 gene encoding interferon-induced protein 44-like, whose protein sequence is MGKSLTEKDFDQVESWIGTGPKIFNLLYSITRDGCGASVFHQKCDNQGPTLTVLYNKEGSVYGGYTGLSWQSPGIGLNQSDDAAFLYQLYFSGNKISKKFPLKSGQTAICSYAGYGPCFGNSFYPDLYTFSGVIQKFSSGEYNLNGDMNTQFGKNYETGGTTSKEVNNGHLRVTDLEVYTVKDGQRKEPDLPTPWRKTAEWGTELLERLKEEVKGIQPPEELDVPHFNILLMGPLGSGKSSFCNLVSSVFRGRISHRARVGGDSETSTTTMFTPYTFGDKVSLQLYDTRGLAETDTLDLVQCNHMLEGNVPDFYEMTSTSLISNDDADFQHRPKLSHKTHCVVFVLDGLTVGDISTPMLHKLKTYRNLLNRKEIPQAVLITKIDKLCDKTDENVSNTFISPTVKEVVEKVSELFQFPRNNIWPIKNYEEEVESDEKVNILALLAVRQILFFAEDYLENMKVKQSRKSKKGKAKQAEGEVFGSDTA, encoded by the exons atggGTAAGAGTTTAACAGAAAAAGACTTTGATCAAGTAGAATCCTGGATCGGAACTGGACCCAAAATATTCAATCTGCTGTACAGCATAACACGGGATGGCTGTGGCGCGAGTGTGTTTCATCAGAAATGTGACAACCAAGGACCAACACTAACAGTCTTGTACAACAAGGAGGGTTCCGTGTATGGTGGGTACACCGGGCTTAGCTGGCAATCACCGGGAATTGGGTTGAATCAATCGGATGATGCGGCATTTCTTTATCAGTTGTATTTTTCTGGGAATAAGATCTCGAAGAAATTTCCATTAAAGAGCGGACAGACAGCGATTTGTTCATATGCCGGTTATGGGCCATGCTTTGGTAACAGCTTCTATCCTGACTTATATACATTTAGTGGTGTAATACAAAAGTTTTCTTCGGGAGAATACAACCTGAATGGGGACATGAATACACAATTCGGTAAGAACTACGAAACAGGAGGAACAACGTCCAAGGAAGTCAACAACGGACACCTCAGAGTGACAGATTTGGAGGTTTACACAGTCAAAG atggCCAAAGAAAAGAGCCAGATTTGCCAACTCCATGGCGGAAAACTGCAGAATGGGGAACGGAG TTGCTTGAGAGATTGAAGGAAGAGGTGAAAGGCATTCAACCGCCAGAAGAACTTGACGTGCCACATTTCAACATTCTATTGATGGGGCCTTTAGGCTCGGGTAAATCGAGCTTCTGTAATTTGGTGTCCTCTGTTTTTCGGGGAAGAATATCACACCGGGCAAGAGTTGGTGGAGACTCGGAAACAAGTACAACAACCATG tTTACGCCATACACGTTTGGGGACAAAGTCAGCCTTCAGCTCTATGACACAAGAGGCTTAGCGGAGACGGATACATTGGACCTTGTCCAATGCAATCACATGTTGGAAGGTAACGTGCCGGACTTTTATGAG atGACATCGACGAGTCTCATATCAAATGACGATGCGGATTTTCAGCATAGGCCAAAGTTGAGTCACAAAACGCACTGTGTTGTATTTGTTCTGGACGGTTTGACAGTGGGCGATATTTCAACGCCTATGTTGCACAAACTGAAAACGTATCGGAATCTGTTGAACAGAAAAG AGATACCACAAGCCGTCTTAATAACAAAGATTGACAAACTCTGCGATAAAACCGATGAAAATGTTAGTAACACATTCATCAGCCCAACGGTGAAAGAGGTAGTCGAAAAAGTATCAGAGCTGTTCCAATTTCCGCGGAACAATATTTGGCCAATTAAAAATTATGAAGAGGAAGTAGAAAGTGATGAAAAAGTCAACATCCTTGCTTTGCTTGCTGTCCGACAGATCCTGTTCTTTGCAGAGGACTACTTGGAAAACATGAAAGTGAAGCAAAGTAGGAAAAGTAAGAAAGGAAAGGCAAAGCAGGCTGAAGGTGAGGTGTTCGGGTCAGACACTGCTTAA
- the LOC128233097 gene encoding interferon-induced protein 44-like isoform X2 — translation MGKSLTEKDFEQVESWIGTGLKTFNLLYSITRDGCDASVFHQKCDNQGPTLTVLYNEDGSVYGGYTGVSWLSSTTPLDQTDNSVFLCQLYYSGLNTPKKYSVKTGHTAICSLSNCGPVFGSGSVYDLYTFFNTVKKTPWGIYNLNGNMMTYFGNNYDTAGISYRKFNNGHSRVTESEVYAVKDGQRKTSTLPTPWRKTAKFGPKMLGSLKEEVKGIQPPEGLDVPHFKILLLGPLGSGTSSFSNLVTSVFRERISHRARVGGNAQTSTTIQLTPYTFGDNASLQLYDTRGIAETDTLDLLQCNFILDGHVPDFYEMSPTHLLKCDDAEFRQHAALKNKIHCAVFVLDDLIVGDMSKSMLQKLLTYRDLLTRKEIPQAALITKIDNLCEKSAENTRNTFLSPAVKDLVDNVADLLQLPRNSILPVKNYEEELEIDENINILALLAIRQILFFAEDYLENMKVKQSRRVDAIHVWG, via the exons atggGTAAGAGTTTAACAGAAAAGGATTTTGAACAAGTTGAATCCTGGATCGGAACTGGACTGAAAACATTCAATCTGCTGTACAGCATAACAAGGGATGGCTGTGACGCGAGTGTGTTCCATCAGAAATGTGACAACCAAGGACCAACCCTTACAGTCTTATACAACGAGGATGGTTCCGTGTATGGAGGTTACACCGGGGTTAGTTGGCTCTCATCGACAACACCATTGGATCAAACTGACAATTCTGTATTTTTATGCCAATTGTATTATTCTGGCCTCAACACGCCTAAGAAATATTCAGTTAAAACCGGACACACAGCCATTTGTTCATTATCAAACTGTGGTCCTGTATTTGGAAGTGGTTCCGTGTATGACctatacacattttttaacaCCGTAAAAAAGACTCCTTGGGGAATATACAATCTAAATGGTAACATGATGACATACTTCGGTAATAATTACGACACCGCGGGAATATCATACAGGAAATTCAACAACGGACACAGTAGAGTGACAGAGTCGGAGGTGTATGCAGTCAAAG atGGCCAAAGAAAAACGTCGACTTTACCGACTCCATGGCGGAAAACAGCAAAATTTGGGCCAAAG atgctAGGGAGCTTGAAAGAAGAAGTCAAAGGCATTCAACCGCCAGAAGGACTCGACGTGCCACACTTCAAGATTCTATTGTTGGGGCCTTTAGGCTCGGGTACATCGAGCTTCAGCAATTTGGTGACATCTGTGTTTCGTGAGAGAATATCACACCGCGCAAGAGTAGGTGGTAATGCGCAGACCAGCACAACAATCCAG TTGACGCCATACACGTTTGGGGATAACGCCAGCCTTCAGCTCTATGACACGAGAGGTATAGCGGAGACTGACACATTGGACCTTCTGCAATGCAATTTCATACTTGACGGTCACGTTCCGGATTTTTATGAG ATGTCGCCGACTCATCTTTTAAAATGTGACGACGCCGAATTTCGTCAACATGCCgcgttaaaaaacaaaatccaCTGCGCTGTGTTTGTACTGGATGATTTGATTGTTGGCGATATGTCCAAGTCAATGCTGCAAAAACTACTAACCTACCGGGATCTATTGACCAGAAAGg AGATACCACAAGCAGCGTTGATCACAAAAATTGACAACCTCTGCGAGAAGTCGGCTGAGAATACAAGAAACACTTTCCTCAGCCCGGCAGTCAAAGACCTTGTTGACAATGTAGCGGACCTTCTGCAACTTCCACGGAACAGCATTCTACCGGTTAAAAACTACGAGGAGGAGTTGGAAATCGACGAGAACATCAACATCCTTGCTTTGCTTGCTATCCGACAGATCCTGTTCTTTGCAGAGGATTATTTGGAAAACATGAAAGTGAAGCAAAGTAGGAGAG
- the LOC128233097 gene encoding interferon-induced protein 44-like isoform X1, protein MGKSLTEKDFEQVESWIGTGLKTFNLLYSITRDGCDASVFHQKCDNQGPTLTVLYNEDGSVYGGYTGVSWLSSTTPLDQTDNSVFLCQLYYSGLNTPKKYSVKTGHTAICSLSNCGPVFGSGSVYDLYTFFNTVKKTPWGIYNLNGNMMTYFGNNYDTAGISYRKFNNGHSRVTESEVYAVKDGQRKTSTLPTPWRKTAKFGPKMLGSLKEEVKGIQPPEGLDVPHFKILLLGPLGSGTSSFSNLVTSVFRERISHRARVGGNAQTSTTIQLTPYTFGDNASLQLYDTRGIAETDTLDLLQCNFILDGHVPDFYEMSPTHLLKCDDAEFRQHAALKNKIHCAVFVLDDLIVGDMSKSMLQKLLTYRDLLTRKEIPQAALITKIDNLCEKSAENTRNTFLSPAVKDLVDNVADLLQLPRNSILPVKNYEEELEIDENINILALLAIRQILFFAEDYLENMKVKQSRRGKWKAIRGQVDGDVLGSDTA, encoded by the exons atggGTAAGAGTTTAACAGAAAAGGATTTTGAACAAGTTGAATCCTGGATCGGAACTGGACTGAAAACATTCAATCTGCTGTACAGCATAACAAGGGATGGCTGTGACGCGAGTGTGTTCCATCAGAAATGTGACAACCAAGGACCAACCCTTACAGTCTTATACAACGAGGATGGTTCCGTGTATGGAGGTTACACCGGGGTTAGTTGGCTCTCATCGACAACACCATTGGATCAAACTGACAATTCTGTATTTTTATGCCAATTGTATTATTCTGGCCTCAACACGCCTAAGAAATATTCAGTTAAAACCGGACACACAGCCATTTGTTCATTATCAAACTGTGGTCCTGTATTTGGAAGTGGTTCCGTGTATGACctatacacattttttaacaCCGTAAAAAAGACTCCTTGGGGAATATACAATCTAAATGGTAACATGATGACATACTTCGGTAATAATTACGACACCGCGGGAATATCATACAGGAAATTCAACAACGGACACAGTAGAGTGACAGAGTCGGAGGTGTATGCAGTCAAAG atGGCCAAAGAAAAACGTCGACTTTACCGACTCCATGGCGGAAAACAGCAAAATTTGGGCCAAAG atgctAGGGAGCTTGAAAGAAGAAGTCAAAGGCATTCAACCGCCAGAAGGACTCGACGTGCCACACTTCAAGATTCTATTGTTGGGGCCTTTAGGCTCGGGTACATCGAGCTTCAGCAATTTGGTGACATCTGTGTTTCGTGAGAGAATATCACACCGCGCAAGAGTAGGTGGTAATGCGCAGACCAGCACAACAATCCAG TTGACGCCATACACGTTTGGGGATAACGCCAGCCTTCAGCTCTATGACACGAGAGGTATAGCGGAGACTGACACATTGGACCTTCTGCAATGCAATTTCATACTTGACGGTCACGTTCCGGATTTTTATGAG ATGTCGCCGACTCATCTTTTAAAATGTGACGACGCCGAATTTCGTCAACATGCCgcgttaaaaaacaaaatccaCTGCGCTGTGTTTGTACTGGATGATTTGATTGTTGGCGATATGTCCAAGTCAATGCTGCAAAAACTACTAACCTACCGGGATCTATTGACCAGAAAGg AGATACCACAAGCAGCGTTGATCACAAAAATTGACAACCTCTGCGAGAAGTCGGCTGAGAATACAAGAAACACTTTCCTCAGCCCGGCAGTCAAAGACCTTGTTGACAATGTAGCGGACCTTCTGCAACTTCCACGGAACAGCATTCTACCGGTTAAAAACTACGAGGAGGAGTTGGAAATCGACGAGAACATCAACATCCTTGCTTTGCTTGCTATCCGACAGATCCTGTTCTTTGCAGAGGATTATTTGGAAAACATGAAAGTGAAGCAAAGTAGGAGAGGTAAGTGGAAGGCAATTAGAGGCCAGGTTGATGGTGATGTGCTCGGATCAGACACTGcctaa